The proteins below come from a single Azospirillaceae bacterium genomic window:
- a CDS encoding glycosyltransferase, whose product MFDFTTFGPLLLSTGTLLVLFWGLGPQVPIARIAASALCAGLAARYLWWRWTVSFPLDQEWWQQAWAGIFFVFEAGSIASSMLVYLFMSRHVDRSAQADARRGSPLLSAPVDVFIATYNESREVLERTMVGALSITHSDLRVWILDDGARDWLRDLAAELGVHYTRRVKGRHAKAGNVNAGLEVALSTGRPPEFVLLLDADFVPSRNILERTLGLFEEPNVGIVQTPQQFFNSDPIQSNLLCASVWPDEQRFFFNAFMPCKDAWGAAFCCGTSAVFRVAALRATNGMATETVTEDMLTTFKMEEVGYRTIYLNETLSRGLAPEGLQEYITQRSRWCLGNMQQIYTRWSFAGWSRIRLINRISHLDSTLYWGTTFPFRLMMISAPLVYWWTGTVVINSGFADLVQWLAPHIIGSLIYMSAVANNRVLPVMTDVSQLLSGFVVCRTVATALVKPWGHPFKVTGKGISSDRVVVQWRLMLPFVGLAAGTIGGVVVGTSPYGWSYGSSGHAVNVFWSLFNVLVLLLAAAVCVELPRRRRDERFGSGEMAVVGTPDGEEISCLVRDISLGGARLSGMDIMSFRGDGTLRLADGPSVPFSTIRNIGTDLAIRFPDETAVRRALIAHLFTGRYDNRVDEVSMTKVLRHAIGALFR is encoded by the coding sequence ATGTTCGACTTCACCACCTTCGGCCCGCTGCTGTTGAGTACGGGGACGCTGCTCGTCCTGTTCTGGGGCCTCGGGCCGCAGGTGCCCATCGCACGGATTGCGGCTTCCGCCTTATGCGCCGGCTTGGCGGCGCGGTACCTGTGGTGGCGTTGGACGGTGTCGTTCCCCCTCGACCAGGAGTGGTGGCAGCAGGCCTGGGCGGGGATCTTCTTCGTATTCGAGGCCGGCTCCATCGCATCGTCGATGCTGGTGTACTTGTTCATGTCCCGCCACGTCGACCGGTCCGCCCAAGCGGACGCCCGGCGCGGCTCGCCCCTGTTGTCGGCACCGGTGGACGTGTTCATCGCGACGTACAACGAGAGCCGGGAAGTGCTGGAACGCACCATGGTGGGTGCGTTGAGCATCACCCATTCCGACCTTCGCGTTTGGATTTTGGACGACGGCGCCCGCGACTGGCTGCGCGATCTGGCGGCCGAACTGGGGGTCCACTACACCCGCCGGGTGAAGGGGCGGCATGCCAAGGCCGGGAACGTGAACGCCGGCCTGGAGGTCGCCCTGTCGACCGGCCGGCCTCCCGAGTTCGTGCTTCTGCTCGACGCGGACTTCGTGCCCAGCCGCAACATCCTGGAACGCACACTCGGACTGTTCGAGGAACCGAACGTCGGCATCGTCCAGACCCCCCAGCAATTCTTCAACTCGGACCCGATCCAATCGAACCTGCTGTGCGCCTCGGTCTGGCCGGATGAGCAGAGGTTCTTCTTCAATGCGTTCATGCCGTGCAAGGACGCCTGGGGGGCTGCGTTCTGTTGCGGAACCAGTGCCGTGTTCCGGGTTGCGGCATTGCGGGCGACCAATGGCATGGCGACCGAGACCGTCACAGAGGACATGCTGACCACCTTCAAAATGGAGGAGGTCGGCTATCGGACGATCTACCTGAACGAGACACTGAGCCGCGGCCTCGCGCCCGAGGGCCTCCAGGAATACATCACCCAGCGCTCCCGTTGGTGCCTGGGGAACATGCAGCAGATCTACACCCGTTGGAGCTTTGCCGGCTGGTCGCGTATTCGACTGATCAACCGGATTTCCCACCTGGACAGCACGCTCTACTGGGGGACGACCTTCCCGTTCCGGCTGATGATGATTTCCGCGCCCCTGGTCTACTGGTGGACCGGGACCGTGGTGATCAACAGCGGGTTCGCGGACCTGGTCCAATGGCTGGCGCCGCACATCATCGGCAGCCTGATCTACATGAGCGCGGTCGCGAACAACCGTGTGCTGCCCGTCATGACGGACGTGAGCCAGTTGTTGTCCGGCTTCGTCGTGTGCCGGACCGTGGCGACCGCACTGGTGAAGCCTTGGGGGCATCCGTTCAAGGTGACCGGCAAAGGCATTTCAAGCGACCGTGTCGTCGTGCAGTGGCGGTTGATGCTGCCATTCGTCGGTCTGGCGGCGGGCACCATCGGCGGCGTGGTGGTCGGCACGTCCCCCTACGGCTGGAGCTACGGTTCGTCCGGCCATGCCGTGAATGTGTTCTGGAGCCTCTTCAACGTCCTCGTCCTGCTGTTGGCCGCCGCGGTCTGCGTGGAGCTTCCAAGGCGCCGGCGGGACGAGCGGTTCGGCTCGGGGGAGATGGCGGTGGTCGGTACGCCGGACGGCGAGGAAATTTCCTGCTTGGTGCGGGATATCTCGCTCGGGGGGGCACGGCTGAGCGGCATGGATATCATGTCTTTCCGTGGGGACGGGACCCTGCGCCTTGCGGACGGCCCCTCCGTGCCCTTCTCCACCATCCGCAATATCGGCACCGATCTGGCCATCCGCTTCCCCGACGAGACGGCGGTCCGGCGGGCCCTGATCGCCCACCTGTTCACCGGCCGCTACGACAACCGTGTCGACGAGGTCAGCATGACGAAGGTGCTGAGGCACGCGATCGGCGCCTTGTTCCGGTAG
- a CDS encoding HlyD family efflux transporter periplasmic adaptor subunit, protein MTLSLDAQHRTSVGASGLGAGASSGAPSRIRRAAKLSAAFGMLGLGVYAMLVDAGSIASDNAVVSAYLVELRTPIEGYVSALQRDVGGVVPKGSTLAKVDNPRVDGQRLADLRAQLAKIRADREAVTALAAELTKLREDLTARAEAHAVASRARLMALETAEERELAALNARRDLARRDFERKLALGMGEAVTRAEVERARSALDVAEKEAAAQAARLASVRTQAESVALGVIAEPGANDVAYSRQRADEISIRLAELGRTISALAADEAVTSERLDVETGRIALLREAAIVAPSDGLVWKYGASNGERLSAGDMAVQIVDCTAAFIVAAIPQDRVPDVEVGAMARFRLAGERTELQGRVMNVTGGRPGEGDRHLAAVPAAERSAMATVRIDVPMSRNAADGCLVGRTARVLLPATGGGWLEWVLTAGGRLDWVPAGGDGPGWVSVGTEWVGRVVATVRAWADSVWTGVPWAEWAARGRAWTEWALVVGGAWIDRVVTTGRPWIDHAGAAGRAWVDWAVATGSDWFDRVSQRFV, encoded by the coding sequence ATGACGCTCTCCTTGGATGCGCAACACCGCACAAGCGTAGGGGCTTCCGGGCTCGGGGCGGGGGCATCCTCGGGGGCACCCAGCCGCATCCGCCGTGCGGCCAAACTCAGCGCCGCATTCGGCATGCTGGGGCTTGGCGTCTACGCCATGCTCGTCGACGCCGGCTCCATTGCGTCGGACAACGCGGTTGTTTCGGCCTATCTCGTGGAACTGCGGACGCCGATCGAAGGCTATGTGTCCGCATTGCAGCGCGACGTCGGCGGCGTCGTGCCCAAGGGCTCCACACTCGCAAAGGTGGACAATCCCCGCGTGGACGGCCAGCGACTGGCCGATTTACGGGCGCAACTCGCGAAGATCCGGGCGGACCGTGAGGCGGTGACGGCGCTCGCGGCTGAGTTGACGAAGCTGCGCGAAGACCTGACCGCGCGGGCCGAGGCGCATGCCGTGGCATCGAGGGCGCGTCTCATGGCGCTCGAAACGGCGGAGGAACGGGAACTCGCCGCGCTGAATGCCCGTCGGGATCTCGCGCGCCGGGATTTCGAACGCAAACTTGCGCTTGGCATGGGTGAGGCCGTGACCCGCGCGGAGGTCGAGCGGGCCCGCTCGGCGTTGGACGTGGCCGAGAAGGAGGCCGCGGCCCAGGCCGCCCGGCTCGCCTCCGTTCGCACCCAGGCGGAGTCGGTGGCTTTGGGCGTGATCGCCGAGCCCGGCGCCAACGATGTCGCCTATTCCCGGCAGCGGGCGGACGAGATTTCCATCCGCTTGGCCGAGCTCGGCCGGACCATTTCCGCGCTCGCAGCGGACGAGGCGGTGACGAGCGAACGGCTCGACGTCGAAACGGGGCGTATTGCCCTGCTGCGCGAAGCGGCCATCGTGGCGCCGTCCGACGGCTTGGTTTGGAAATACGGCGCATCGAACGGCGAACGCCTGAGTGCCGGCGACATGGCGGTGCAAATCGTGGATTGCACCGCCGCATTCATCGTCGCTGCGATTCCCCAGGACCGGGTGCCGGACGTCGAGGTCGGCGCGATGGCACGCTTCCGCCTGGCAGGGGAGCGCACCGAACTCCAAGGGCGGGTCATGAATGTGACCGGTGGCCGGCCGGGGGAGGGGGACAGGCATCTCGCGGCGGTGCCGGCGGCCGAGCGCAGCGCGATGGCCACCGTTCGGATCGATGTTCCGATGTCGCGCAACGCCGCCGATGGATGCCTGGTGGGCCGCACGGCGCGTGTGCTGCTGCCGGCGACGGGCGGCGGCTGGTTGGAATGGGTGCTGACGGCGGGCGGCCGGTTGGACTGGGTGCCGGCAGGTGGCGACGGACCGGGTTGGGTGTCGGTGGGCACCGAGTGGGTCGGGCGGGTCGTGGCGACGGTCCGCGCCTGGGCCGACTCGGTGTGGACGGGCGTCCCATGGGCCGAGTGGGCGGCGAGGGGTAGGGCCTGGACCGAATGGGCGTTGGTGGTGGGCGGCGCCTGGATTGACCGGGTGGTGACGACAGGCCGCCCTTGGATCGACCACGCGGGGGCGGCGGGGCGCGCCTGGGTTGACTGGGCGGTGGCGACGGGCAGTGACTGGTTCGACCGGGTGTCGCAGCGCTTCGTTTGA
- a CDS encoding glycogen/starch/alpha-glucan phosphorylase, with product MDAVDRTREIERKALDVDALKRSFLEWLTYSVGKDVRAATRRDWFNTVALSIRDRVVDRWMDTTRAAYEQDAKRVYYMSLEFLIGRLLNNSLTNLGVIDACRQALDELGLKLEDVVDAEPDAALGNGGLGRLAACFLDSMATLGLPGYGYGIRYEFGLFEQRFEHGWQVEYPEHWLQFGNPWEFPRPEVLYPVQFHGRVEEYREADGRRRFRWVDAERVLAMAFDTPVVGYGGHTINTLRLWSARATNDFHFGHFNDGDYMKAVEQKVLTENLSRVLYPNDATDAGRELRFKQEYFFVSASIQDILRRFERDHKNYDLLPDKVAIQLNDTHPALGIAELMHQLVDVRDLEWDHAWDIVQRVYGYTNHTLLPEALEAWPVRLVERVLPRHMQIIYDINARFLARTRARGADDAKLARLSLIDEHGDRRVRMGNLAFIGSHKVNGVSALHTDLMKQTVFADLHAEFPDRINNKTNGITPRRWLMQANPALASLVTARIGDDWVTDLGQMARLTPLADDAGFRAEFHAAKQTNKHRLAQLIERRLGERINPDSLFDVQVKRIHEYKRQLLNVLQTIALYNDMRDMPHKTWVPVTKVFAGKAAPAYHLAKLILKLINDVAGVVNHDPAVRDLLKVVLLPNYNVTLAEFIMPAADLSEQISTAGMEASGTGNMKLALNGALTIGTLDGANVEIREAVGAENIFIFGLTADEVRGLKAQGYDPQAVIAANPRLKRALDMIRTGVFSPEDPHRYQALVASLTDHGDPFLVTADFADYCDAHERATALFRDQEAWTRKAVINSMSMGWFSSDRTVQAYAEEIWGVRPLEAPRERRETRHAAQ from the coding sequence ATGGACGCGGTTGACCGGACCCGCGAGATCGAACGCAAGGCTTTGGACGTCGATGCGCTGAAGCGGTCCTTCCTGGAATGGCTGACCTATTCGGTCGGCAAGGACGTGCGCGCGGCGACCCGACGCGATTGGTTCAACACCGTGGCCCTGTCCATCCGGGACCGGGTGGTGGACCGCTGGATGGACACCACGCGCGCCGCCTACGAGCAGGACGCCAAGCGCGTGTACTACATGTCGCTGGAATTCCTGATTGGCCGGTTGCTGAACAACTCGCTGACCAACCTGGGCGTCATCGACGCCTGCCGGCAGGCGCTGGACGAGCTGGGCCTCAAGCTCGAAGACGTCGTCGATGCCGAGCCCGATGCCGCGCTGGGCAACGGCGGCCTGGGGCGCCTGGCCGCCTGCTTCCTGGACAGCATGGCCACGTTGGGCCTGCCGGGTTACGGCTATGGCATCCGGTACGAGTTCGGCCTGTTCGAGCAGCGGTTCGAGCACGGTTGGCAGGTGGAGTATCCCGAGCATTGGTTGCAGTTCGGCAACCCTTGGGAATTCCCGCGGCCCGAGGTGCTGTACCCGGTGCAGTTCCACGGCCGGGTGGAGGAGTACCGCGAGGCGGACGGCCGACGCCGCTTCCGGTGGGTGGATGCCGAGCGCGTGCTGGCCATGGCCTTCGACACGCCGGTGGTCGGTTACGGCGGCCATACCATCAACACGCTGCGCCTTTGGTCGGCGCGGGCCACGAACGACTTCCATTTCGGCCACTTCAACGACGGCGACTACATGAAAGCCGTCGAGCAGAAGGTGCTGACGGAAAACCTGTCGCGGGTGCTCTACCCCAACGACGCCACGGATGCCGGGCGGGAGCTGCGCTTCAAGCAGGAATACTTCTTCGTCAGCGCATCGATCCAGGACATCCTGCGCCGGTTCGAGCGGGACCATAAGAATTACGACCTGCTGCCGGACAAGGTGGCGATCCAGCTGAACGACACGCACCCCGCGCTCGGCATCGCGGAATTGATGCACCAGCTGGTCGATGTCCGCGACCTTGAGTGGGACCACGCCTGGGACATCGTCCAGCGGGTCTACGGCTACACCAACCACACGCTTCTACCCGAAGCGCTGGAGGCGTGGCCGGTGCGGCTGGTCGAACGCGTGCTGCCGCGGCACATGCAGATCATCTACGACATCAACGCCCGGTTCCTGGCGCGCACGCGCGCCCGCGGGGCCGACGACGCCAAGCTCGCGCGGCTGTCGCTGATCGACGAGCACGGCGACCGCCGCGTCCGGATGGGCAATCTGGCCTTCATCGGCAGCCACAAGGTCAACGGCGTCTCGGCGCTTCACACCGATCTGATGAAGCAGACGGTTTTCGCCGACCTGCATGCCGAATTCCCGGACCGCATCAACAACAAGACCAACGGCATCACCCCCCGCCGGTGGCTGATGCAGGCGAACCCCGCGCTGGCTTCACTGGTCACCGCGCGCATCGGCGACGATTGGGTCACGGACCTGGGGCAGATGGCACGGTTGACCCCGTTGGCCGACGATGCCGGGTTCCGGGCCGAGTTCCATGCGGCCAAGCAGACGAACAAGCACCGCCTTGCGCAGCTCATCGAGCGGCGGTTGGGGGAGCGGATCAATCCCGACAGCCTGTTCGATGTGCAGGTGAAGCGCATCCACGAGTACAAGCGGCAGCTGCTGAACGTCCTGCAGACCATCGCGCTCTACAACGATATGCGCGACATGCCCCATAAGACCTGGGTCCCCGTGACCAAGGTGTTCGCGGGCAAGGCGGCTCCGGCCTACCATCTCGCCAAGCTGATCTTGAAGCTGATCAACGATGTGGCGGGGGTCGTGAACCATGATCCCGCCGTCCGCGACCTTTTGAAGGTGGTGCTGCTGCCCAACTACAACGTCACGCTGGCCGAATTCATCATGCCTGCGGCCGACTTGTCCGAACAGATCTCCACCGCCGGCATGGAGGCCTCCGGCACGGGCAACATGAAGCTCGCCCTCAACGGCGCCCTGACCATCGGTACGCTGGACGGCGCCAATGTGGAAATCCGCGAGGCCGTAGGGGCGGAGAACATCTTCATCTTCGGCCTGACCGCGGACGAGGTCCGGGGGTTGAAGGCCCAGGGATACGACCCGCAGGCGGTCATCGCCGCCAATCCCCGCCTGAAGCGGGCGCTCGACATGATCCGTACGGGCGTTTTCTCGCCCGAGGATCCGCACCGTTACCAGGCTCTTGTCGCGTCGCTGACGGACCACGGCGATCCGTTCCTGGTGACCGCCGATTTCGCGGACTATTGCGATGCCCACGAACGTGCGACGGCCCTCTTCCGCGACCAGGAGGCATGGACGCGCAAGGCGGTGATCAACAGCATGAGCATGGGCTGGTTCTCCAGCGATCGGACGGTGCAGGCCTACGCCGAGGAGATCTGGGGAGTCCGGCCGCTCGAGGCGCCGCGGGAACGGCGGGAGACGCGGCACGCCGCCCAGTAG
- a CDS encoding SET domain-containing protein-lysine N-methyltransferase, with amino-acid sequence MMLVPTYLKQSPIHGLGLFAAEPIPKGTAMWRYQEGVDIMIPLPLVATLPDLAQAYLRRYAYETPQFPGGLILNFDNSRFINHSTDPNTDNTGEVTVARRDIAKDEEITCDYGEFCKEFDLRD; translated from the coding sequence ATGATGCTGGTGCCCACTTATCTGAAGCAAAGCCCGATCCACGGCCTCGGACTGTTTGCCGCGGAGCCGATCCCCAAAGGCACGGCCATGTGGCGTTACCAGGAAGGGGTCGACATCATGATCCCCCTGCCCCTCGTGGCCACGCTTCCCGACCTGGCGCAGGCCTACCTGCGCCGCTACGCCTATGAGACGCCGCAGTTCCCGGGCGGCCTTATTCTGAATTTCGACAATTCCCGGTTCATCAATCACTCGACCGATCCGAATACCGACAACACGGGTGAGGTGACCGTCGCCAGGCGCGATATCGCCAAGGACGAGGAAATCACCTGCGACTACGGCGAGTTCTGCAAGGAGTTCGATCTCAGGGATTGA
- a CDS encoding GNAT family N-acetyltransferase, giving the protein MAQPTLRQAHAGDLDALLEIEAASFPSDQLSRRAMRRLIADGGKMIVAQQDGRVVGYCCVLRRRTSRSARLYSIAVRADTGGRGVGRALLAAAEALSVGAGCTSLRLEVRTHETRAVRFYEAAGYRRIADLPGYYADGAPALRMCKALIPPTEPFDQTAVPAAPSRKAAHA; this is encoded by the coding sequence ATGGCGCAGCCGACGCTGCGCCAGGCGCATGCGGGGGATCTCGACGCCCTGCTTGAGATCGAGGCGGCTTCCTTTCCTTCGGACCAGCTCAGTCGGCGGGCGATGCGCCGCCTGATCGCGGACGGCGGAAAGATGATCGTCGCCCAGCAGGACGGCCGCGTCGTCGGCTACTGCTGCGTCCTGCGACGGCGGACCAGCCGGTCGGCGCGGCTGTATTCGATCGCGGTGCGGGCGGACACCGGCGGACGCGGCGTCGGCCGCGCATTGCTGGCGGCCGCCGAAGCCCTGTCGGTCGGCGCCGGCTGCACGTCGCTTCGGCTGGAGGTGCGGACCCATGAGACCCGCGCCGTCCGGTTCTACGAGGCGGCCGGCTACCGCCGCATCGCCGATCTGCCCGGATATTATGCCGACGGCGCCCCGGCACTCCGCATGTGCAAGGCGCTGATTCCGCCGACGGAGCCCTTCGACCAGACAGCGGTCCCGGCCGCGCCATCCCGAAAGGCCGCCCATGCCTGA
- a CDS encoding RimK family protein, which yields MPEGFRAHTRYRNQDLRTQEPDEREGPEQPPPGPAAEGTPRPGTPGAVQKGGAAKPGTSTHVVIVDKRSDFRWPEDGLSIITAKEYITSPDAVRPRNARVINLSRNAYEYLGIGYYCSLLAEAREHRVIPSVKTILDLSLKTLYRPALPELEELLRKRIRRMANPPETSFHLYVFFGTAEDRRFQDVARRTFDLFRAPLLKLSIRWKEDWIIHAVEPLSVDALRPDQIEAVGQAMDAYTRASWRAPKIKAAARYTLAVLHNPKEKIPPSDPRALQKFIKAGEALGIDVELIEKKDYLRLAEYDGLFIRETTALDDHTYRFAKKAEKEGMPVIDDPNSILKCTNKVYLAELLKANKLPAPRTVILDKSRLASLEQEFEYPIVLKIPDGSSSRGVFRVRTPDELQATAAMLFDESDVILAQEYMYTEFDWRVGVLNRQPIFVCQYEMAKKHWQILRHTANGGVEEGGVKTFLVEDAPKEVVQLAVAAAGMIGDGLYGVDLKQNEKGLFVIEINDNPTIDVGVEDQKLKDDLYRIVMREFLRRMDARAGS from the coding sequence ATGCCTGAAGGTTTTCGCGCCCATACCCGGTATCGGAATCAGGATCTGCGCACGCAGGAGCCGGACGAGCGGGAAGGACCCGAGCAGCCCCCTCCCGGCCCTGCGGCGGAGGGTACGCCGCGCCCCGGCACCCCCGGGGCGGTCCAGAAGGGCGGAGCCGCCAAACCCGGGACCTCGACGCATGTGGTGATCGTCGACAAGCGGTCCGATTTCCGCTGGCCCGAAGACGGTTTGAGCATCATCACGGCCAAGGAGTACATCACCAGCCCCGATGCCGTGCGCCCCCGCAACGCGCGGGTGATCAACCTCAGCCGCAATGCGTACGAATACCTGGGCATCGGCTATTACTGCTCGTTGCTCGCCGAGGCGCGCGAGCACCGGGTGATCCCGTCCGTCAAAACCATCCTCGACCTGAGCCTGAAGACCCTCTACCGCCCCGCCCTGCCGGAGCTGGAGGAGCTTTTGCGCAAGCGCATCCGCCGGATGGCGAACCCGCCGGAAACCTCGTTCCACCTCTACGTCTTCTTCGGCACGGCCGAAGACCGGCGGTTCCAGGATGTGGCACGTCGAACCTTCGACCTGTTCCGGGCCCCACTGCTGAAGCTGTCGATCCGGTGGAAGGAGGATTGGATCATCCATGCGGTCGAGCCGCTGTCCGTGGATGCGCTGCGGCCCGACCAGATCGAGGCCGTGGGACAGGCCATGGATGCGTACACGCGGGCATCCTGGCGTGCGCCCAAGATCAAGGCGGCCGCCCGCTACACCCTGGCCGTTCTGCACAATCCGAAGGAGAAAATCCCCCCGTCCGATCCCCGGGCATTGCAAAAATTCATCAAGGCCGGCGAGGCGCTGGGCATCGATGTCGAGCTGATCGAGAAGAAGGACTACCTGCGGCTGGCCGAATACGACGGCCTGTTCATCCGGGAAACAACCGCTCTCGACGACCACACCTACCGTTTCGCCAAAAAGGCGGAAAAGGAAGGAATGCCGGTCATCGATGACCCCAATTCCATTCTGAAGTGCACGAACAAGGTCTATCTGGCGGAGCTGTTGAAGGCCAACAAGCTCCCCGCCCCGCGGACCGTGATCCTGGACAAGAGCCGGCTCGCCAGCTTGGAACAGGAATTCGAATATCCAATCGTGCTCAAGATCCCGGACGGATCCTCGTCGCGCGGCGTTTTCCGCGTCCGCACGCCGGACGAACTGCAGGCCACGGCCGCCATGCTGTTCGACGAGTCCGACGTGATCCTTGCCCAGGAATACATGTACACGGAATTCGACTGGCGGGTCGGCGTGCTGAACCGCCAGCCCATTTTCGTCTGCCAATACGAAATGGCCAAAAAGCATTGGCAGATTCTGCGCCACACCGCCAACGGCGGGGTCGAGGAAGGTGGCGTGAAGACCTTCCTGGTCGAGGACGCCCCCAAGGAGGTGGTGCAGCTTGCCGTCGCCGCGGCCGGCATGATCGGGGACGGCCTCTACGGGGTGGACCTGAAGCAGAACGAGAAGGGCCTGTTCGTCATCGAGATCAACGACAACCCGACAATCGACGTCGGCGTTGAGGATCAAAAGCTGAAGGACGACCTTTACCGCATCGTAATGCGGGAATTTCTCCGCAGGATGGACGCGCGCGCCGGAAGCTGA
- a CDS encoding sigma-70 family RNA polymerase sigma factor, with amino-acid sequence MTYSFTKELVTCIPSLTRYACKLTRDAAAAEDLVQDCLARALSRQHRFEPGTNMQAWLTTMLKNLHFNNLQREKHMTKVELWDSAASVEASQMSRLMFRDVDRAFRRLTVSQRKVVKLVAIEGRPYQEAADTLNVSIGTIRSRLCRARERLNNLVAA; translated from the coding sequence ATGACCTATTCGTTCACGAAAGAGCTTGTCACCTGCATCCCCAGCCTCACCCGATACGCCTGCAAACTGACCCGCGATGCCGCCGCGGCGGAGGATCTCGTGCAGGATTGCTTGGCGCGCGCCCTTTCGCGTCAGCACCGGTTCGAACCCGGCACCAACATGCAGGCCTGGCTGACCACCATGCTGAAGAACCTGCATTTCAACAATCTCCAGCGCGAGAAGCACATGACCAAGGTCGAGCTGTGGGACAGCGCGGCTTCGGTCGAGGCCTCGCAGATGTCCCGCCTGATGTTCCGGGACGTCGACCGTGCCTTCCGGAGACTGACGGTTTCCCAGCGCAAGGTGGTGAAGCTGGTCGCCATCGAGGGCCGCCCCTACCAGGAGGCGGCGGACACCCTCAACGTTTCCATCGGCACCATCCGCTCCCGGCTGTGCCGCGCCCGCGAACGGCTGAACAATCTCGTGGCCGCATGA
- a CDS encoding SDR family oxidoreductase codes for MPQDQTLPPQHQDVQPGREDRMSPKPQSSRPQYRGSGKLQDKVALITGGDSGIGRAVAVLFAREGAKVGILYLNEDEDADETRRMVEAEGQTCQTFRGDAGDPEVCRNAVRQMLDAHGRLDLLVNNAAEQHPQQNLEDITPEQLERTFRTNIFAMFFLTQAALPHMKEGASIINTTSVTAYKGSPMLLDYSATKGAIVAFTRSLSMNLAERGIRVNAVAPGPIWTPLIPSTFTDDKVKEFGSDVPMGRPGQPEEVAPAYVFLASDDSSYMSGQVLHPNGGTVVNG; via the coding sequence ATGCCGCAGGACCAGACCCTGCCTCCCCAGCACCAGGATGTGCAGCCCGGTCGCGAGGACCGGATGAGTCCAAAGCCCCAGTCGTCGCGGCCGCAGTACCGCGGCAGCGGAAAGCTCCAGGACAAGGTGGCCCTGATCACCGGGGGCGACAGCGGGATCGGCCGGGCGGTGGCGGTCCTGTTCGCCCGCGAGGGGGCGAAGGTCGGCATCCTCTATTTGAACGAGGACGAGGATGCCGACGAGACCAGGCGCATGGTCGAGGCCGAAGGCCAGACCTGCCAAACCTTCCGTGGCGATGCAGGCGATCCGGAGGTGTGCCGGAACGCCGTCCGGCAGATGCTGGATGCCCATGGCCGGCTGGACCTGCTGGTGAACAATGCGGCCGAGCAGCATCCGCAGCAGAATCTGGAAGACATCACCCCGGAGCAGTTGGAGCGCACGTTCCGCACCAACATCTTCGCCATGTTCTTCCTGACCCAGGCGGCACTCCCCCATATGAAGGAAGGGGCCAGCATCATCAACACGACGTCGGTGACCGCTTACAAGGGCAGCCCGATGCTGCTGGACTATTCCGCAACGAAGGGGGCCATCGTGGCCTTCACGCGGTCGCTGTCGATGAACCTCGCCGAGCGCGGCATCCGGGTGAACGCGGTCGCTCCCGGCCCGATCTGGACCCCGCTCATCCCGTCGACCTTCACGGACGACAAGGTGAAGGAATTCGGCAGCGACGTACCCATGGGGCGGCCCGGCCAACCCGAGGAGGTCGCGCCCGCCTACGTCTTCCTGGCGTCAGACGACAGCTCCTACATGTCGGGGCAGGTGCTGCATCCCAATGGGGGCACGGTGGTCAACGGCTAA